The Pseudomonas allokribbensis genome has a window encoding:
- the fusA gene encoding elongation factor G — MARTTPISRYRNIGIVAHVDAGKTTTTERVLFYTGKSHKMGEVHDGAATTDWMVQEQERGITITSAAITAFWKGSEKQYAHEHRFNVIDTPGHVDFTIEVERSLRVLDGAVVVFCGTSGVEPQSETVWRQANKYGVPRLVYVNKMDRAGANFLRVIGQIKQRLGHTPVPIQLAIGSEDNFQGQIDLINMQAVYWNDSDKGMVPVRKEIPADMAELAAEWRNNMVEAAAEANEDLMNKYLEGEELSIEEIKAALRARTIAGEIVLAVCGSSFKNKGVPLVLDAVIDFLPAPTDIPAIKGSNPDNEEEEMERHASDDEPFAALAFKIATDPFVGTLTFVRVYSGVLNSGDGVINSVKGKKERVGRMVQMHANAREEIKEVRAGDIAALIGMKDVTTGETLCNADKPIILVRMDFPEPVISVAVEPKTKDDQEKMGIALGKLAQEDPSFRVKTDEETGQTIISGMGELHLDILVDRMRREFNVEANIGKPQVSYRERITKNCEIEGKFVRQSGGRGQFGHCWIRFAPADEGQEGLQFVNEVVGGVVPKEYIPAIQKGIEEQMKNGVVAGYPLIGLKATVFDGSYHDVDSNEMAFKVAASMATKQLAQKGGGELLEPIMAVEVVTPEDYMGDVMGDLNRRRGMIQGMEDTVSGKVIRAEVPLGEMFGYATDVRSMSQGRASYSMEFKKYDTAPSHIVESVTKKQG; from the coding sequence ATGGCTCGTACTACTCCGATTAGTCGCTACCGTAACATCGGTATCGTCGCTCACGTGGATGCTGGTAAAACCACCACCACCGAGCGCGTCCTTTTTTACACTGGCAAAAGTCACAAAATGGGCGAGGTGCATGACGGCGCCGCGACCACAGACTGGATGGTTCAGGAGCAGGAGCGTGGTATTACCATTACTTCTGCTGCCATTACCGCCTTCTGGAAAGGTTCCGAGAAGCAGTACGCTCACGAGCATCGCTTCAACGTAATCGATACCCCGGGCCACGTAGACTTCACCATTGAAGTAGAACGTTCCCTGCGCGTACTCGACGGCGCTGTCGTTGTGTTCTGCGGTACTTCGGGTGTTGAGCCTCAGTCGGAAACCGTATGGCGTCAGGCCAACAAATACGGCGTTCCACGTCTTGTTTACGTAAACAAGATGGACCGTGCTGGTGCCAACTTCCTGCGCGTGATCGGTCAGATCAAACAGCGTCTGGGTCACACTCCGGTGCCGATCCAGCTGGCTATCGGTTCGGAAGACAACTTCCAGGGCCAGATCGACCTGATCAACATGCAAGCCGTTTACTGGAACGACTCTGACAAGGGTATGGTTCCGGTTCGCAAGGAAATTCCTGCGGACATGGCTGAGCTGGCTGCTGAGTGGCGCAACAACATGGTTGAGGCTGCTGCCGAAGCCAACGAAGACCTGATGAACAAGTACCTGGAAGGCGAAGAGCTGTCGATCGAAGAGATCAAGGCTGCTCTGCGTGCACGTACTATCGCCGGCGAAATCGTTCTGGCTGTTTGCGGTTCTTCCTTCAAGAACAAGGGTGTTCCCCTGGTTCTCGACGCCGTTATCGACTTCCTGCCTGCTCCGACCGACATTCCTGCTATCAAGGGTTCCAACCCTGATAACGAGGAAGAGGAAATGGAGCGTCACGCAAGCGACGACGAGCCGTTCGCGGCCCTGGCGTTCAAGATCGCTACCGACCCATTCGTGGGTACCTTGACCTTCGTCCGCGTTTACTCGGGCGTGTTGAACTCCGGCGACGGCGTGATCAACTCGGTTAAAGGCAAGAAAGAGCGCGTGGGTCGTATGGTGCAAATGCACGCAAACGCCCGTGAAGAGATCAAGGAAGTGCGCGCTGGCGACATCGCGGCCCTGATCGGCATGAAGGACGTCACCACTGGTGAAACCCTCTGCAACGCTGACAAGCCAATCATCCTGGTTCGCATGGACTTCCCGGAGCCGGTTATTTCGGTTGCCGTAGAGCCTAAGACCAAGGATGACCAGGAAAAAATGGGTATCGCTCTGGGCAAGCTTGCTCAGGAAGACCCGTCTTTCCGCGTTAAAACTGATGAAGAGACTGGTCAAACGATCATCTCCGGCATGGGCGAGCTGCACCTGGACATCCTGGTTGACCGGATGCGCCGTGAGTTCAACGTCGAAGCCAACATCGGCAAGCCTCAAGTTTCGTACCGTGAGCGCATCACGAAGAACTGCGAAATCGAAGGCAAGTTCGTTCGTCAATCCGGTGGTCGTGGTCAGTTCGGTCACTGCTGGATCCGTTTTGCTCCTGCTGACGAAGGTCAGGAAGGTCTGCAATTCGTGAACGAAGTAGTAGGTGGTGTGGTTCCTAAGGAATACATCCCGGCTATCCAGAAGGGTATCGAAGAGCAGATGAAGAACGGCGTTGTTGCCGGCTATCCGCTGATCGGCCTGAAGGCTACCGTGTTCGATGGTTCTTACCACGACGTCGACTCCAACGAGATGGCGTTTAAAGTGGCTGCTTCCATGGCGACCAAGCAACTGGCCCAGAAGGGCGGTGGTGAGCTGCTTGAGCCGATCATGGCGGTAGAGGTTGTTACGCCTGAAGACTATATGGGTGATGTGATGGGCGACCTTAACCGTCGTCGCGGCATGATCCAGGGTATGGAAGACACAGTGTCCGGCAAGGTTATCCGTGCCGAGGTTCCACTGGGTGAGATGTTCGGTTATGCGACCGACGTCCGTTCCATGTCCCAGGGTCGCGCAAGCTACTCTATGGAATTCAAAAAATACGATACGGCTCCGTCGCACATCGTCGAATCCGTTACCAAAAAACAAGGCTGA
- the rpsG gene encoding 30S ribosomal protein S7, which produces MPRRRVAAKREILDDPKYGSQILAKFMNHVMESGKKAVAERIVYGALETVATRKAGTDPLELFEKALDAIAPLVEVKSRRVGGATYQVPVEVRPSRRNALAMRWLVDFARKRGEKSMALRLAGELLDAAEGKGAAVKKREDVHRMAEANKAFSHYRF; this is translated from the coding sequence ATGCCAAGACGTCGCGTAGCAGCAAAGCGTGAGATTCTGGACGATCCGAAATACGGAAGCCAAATCCTCGCCAAATTCATGAACCACGTTATGGAAAGCGGCAAGAAAGCCGTTGCCGAGCGTATCGTTTATGGTGCCCTGGAAACCGTTGCGACCCGTAAGGCTGGCACCGATCCCCTGGAACTCTTCGAAAAAGCACTCGACGCCATCGCTCCGCTGGTCGAAGTGAAGTCGCGCCGCGTTGGTGGTGCTACTTACCAGGTTCCGGTCGAAGTTCGTCCGTCCCGTCGTAACGCTCTGGCAATGCGCTGGTTGGTAGACTTCGCCCGTAAGCGCGGCGAGAAGTCTATGGCTCTGCGCTTGGCTGGCGAGCTGCTGGATGCTGCTGAAGGTAAAGGTGCTGCTGTTAAGAAGCGTGAAGACGTGCACCGTATGGCCGAAGCTAACAAAGCTTTCTCGCACTACCGCTTCTAA
- the rpsL gene encoding 30S ribosomal protein S12 produces the protein MATINQLVRQPRKRIVEKSDVPALQNCPQRRGVCTRVYTTTPKKPNSALRKVCRVRLTNGFEVSSYIGGEGHNLQEHSVVLIRGGRVKDLPGVRYHTVRGSLDTSGVKGRNQGRSKYGTKRPK, from the coding sequence ATGGCAACTATCAACCAGCTGGTACGTCAGCCGCGTAAGCGTATCGTCGAGAAATCCGACGTACCTGCGCTGCAGAACTGCCCGCAACGTCGTGGCGTGTGCACCCGTGTGTACACCACTACGCCGAAAAAACCTAACTCGGCACTGCGTAAAGTATGCCGTGTGCGTCTGACCAACGGTTTCGAGGTTTCCTCGTACATCGGTGGTGAAGGCCACAACCTGCAAGAGCACAGCGTGGTACTGATCCGCGGCGGTCGTGTAAAAGACTTGCCAGGTGTTCGTTACCACACCGTTCGCGGCTCCCTGGATACTTCCGGTGTTAAAGGTCGTAACCAAGGTCGTTCGAAGTACGGTACCAAGCGTCCGAAGTAA
- the rpoC gene encoding DNA-directed RNA polymerase subunit beta' → MKDLLNLLKNQGQVEEFDAIRIGLASPEMIRSWSFGEVKKPETINYRTFKPERDGLFCAKIFGPVKDYECLCGKYKRLKHRGVICEKCGVEVALAKVRRERMAHIELASPVAHIWFLKSLPSRIGLLMDMTLRDIERVLYFESYVVIDPGMTTLEKGQLLNDEQYFEALEEFGDDFDARMGAEAVRELLHAIDLEHEIGRLREEIPQTNSETKIKKLSKRLKLMEAFQGSGNLPEWMVLTVLPVLPPDLRPLVPLDGGRFATSDLNDLYRRVINRNNRLKRLLDLSAPDIIVRNEKRMLQEAVDALLDNGRRGRAITGSNKRPLKSLADMIKGKQGRFRQNLLGKRVDYSGRSVITVGPTLRLHQCGLPKKMALELFKPFIFGKLEMRGLATTIKAAKKMVERELPEVWDVLAEVIREHPVLLNRAPTLHRLGIQAFEPVLIEGKAIQLHPLVCAAYNADFDGDQMAVHVPLTLEAQLEARALMMSTNNILSPANGEPIIVPSQDVVLGLYYMTREAINAKGEGRVFADLQEVDRVFRAGEAALHAKIKVRINETVNDRDGNSVSGTRIVDTTVGRALLFQVVPKGLSFDVVNLPMKKKAISKLINQCYRVVGLKETVIFADQLMYTGFAYSTISGVSIGVNDFVIPDEKARIIGAATDEVKEIESQYASGLVTQGEKYNKVIDLWSKANDEVSKAMMANLSKEKVIDRHGVEVDQESFNSMYMMADSGARGSAAQIRQLAGMRGLMAKPDGSIIETPITANFREGLSVLQYFISTHGARKGLADTALKTANSGYLTRRLVDVAQDLVVTEIDCGTEHGLLMTPHIEGGDVVEPLGERVLGRVIARDVFKPGTEDVIVPAGTLVDEKWVEFIELNSIDEVIVRSPISCETRYGICAKCYGRDLARGHQVNIGEAVGVIAAQSIGEPGTQLTMRTFHIGGAASRTSAADSVQVKNGGTVRLHNLKHVERVDGNLVAVSRSGELAIADDFGRERERYKLPYGAVISVKEGDKVDAGAIVAKWDPHTHPIVTEMKGTVTYVGMEEGITIKRQTDELTGMTNIEVLDAKDRPAAGKDIRPAVKMVDDNGKDLLLPGTDVIAQYFLPANALVGVADGAKIAIGDVIARIPQETSKTRDITGGLPRVADLFEARRPKEASILAEVSGTIAFGKETKGKRRLVITPNDGSDPYEELIPKWRHLNVFEGEQVNRGEVISDGPSDPHDILRLLGVSALAKYIVNEIQDVYRLQGVKINDKHIETILRQMLRKVEISESGDSSFIKGDQMELTHVLVENERLNAEDKFVSKFTRVLLGITKASLSTESFISAASFQETTRVLTEAAVTGKRDYLRGLKENVVVGRLIPAGTGLAYHSERKRRRDADKPLRVSASEVEAALTEALNSSGN, encoded by the coding sequence TTGAAAGACCTACTGAATTTGCTGAAAAACCAGGGTCAAGTCGAAGAGTTCGACGCCATCCGTATCGGATTGGCCTCGCCTGAGATGATCCGCTCGTGGTCGTTCGGTGAAGTTAAAAAGCCGGAAACCATCAACTACCGTACGTTCAAACCCGAGCGTGACGGTCTGTTCTGCGCCAAGATCTTTGGCCCGGTAAAGGATTACGAGTGCCTGTGCGGTAAGTACAAGCGCTTGAAGCATCGTGGTGTGATCTGCGAGAAGTGCGGCGTTGAAGTTGCACTGGCCAAGGTTCGTCGTGAGCGCATGGCGCACATCGAACTGGCTTCGCCGGTTGCCCACATCTGGTTCCTGAAATCGCTGCCGTCCCGTATCGGCCTGCTGATGGACATGACCCTGCGTGATATCGAACGCGTTCTCTACTTCGAGAGCTATGTCGTTATCGATCCGGGCATGACCACTCTTGAAAAAGGTCAGCTGCTGAACGACGAGCAGTACTTCGAAGCGCTGGAAGAGTTCGGTGATGACTTCGACGCCCGCATGGGTGCTGAAGCTGTCCGTGAACTGCTGCACGCTATCGACCTGGAACACGAGATCGGCCGTCTGCGTGAAGAAATTCCGCAAACCAACTCCGAAACCAAGATCAAGAAGCTGTCCAAGCGTCTGAAGTTGATGGAAGCCTTCCAGGGTTCCGGCAACCTGCCAGAGTGGATGGTGCTGACCGTTCTGCCGGTTCTGCCGCCAGATCTGCGTCCACTGGTCCCGCTGGATGGCGGTCGTTTCGCGACTTCCGACCTCAACGATCTGTATCGTCGAGTGATCAACCGTAACAACCGTTTGAAGCGCCTGCTGGATCTGTCCGCTCCGGACATCATCGTGCGCAACGAAAAGCGTATGTTGCAGGAAGCTGTCGACGCACTGCTCGACAACGGTCGTCGTGGCCGCGCTATCACCGGTTCGAACAAGCGTCCTCTGAAATCCCTGGCTGACATGATCAAGGGTAAGCAAGGTCGTTTCCGTCAGAACTTGCTCGGTAAGCGTGTTGACTACTCCGGTCGTTCGGTAATTACCGTAGGCCCGACCCTGCGTCTGCACCAGTGCGGTCTGCCGAAGAAGATGGCTCTCGAGCTGTTCAAGCCGTTCATTTTCGGCAAGCTGGAAATGCGTGGTCTGGCGACCACCATCAAAGCGGCCAAGAAAATGGTCGAGCGCGAGCTGCCGGAAGTTTGGGACGTTCTCGCTGAAGTGATTCGCGAACACCCGGTTCTTCTCAACCGTGCACCGACCCTTCACCGTCTGGGTATCCAGGCGTTTGAACCGGTACTGATCGAAGGTAAGGCTATCCAGCTGCACCCTCTGGTCTGCGCCGCGTATAACGCCGACTTCGACGGCGACCAAATGGCCGTGCACGTACCGCTGACGCTGGAAGCCCAGCTCGAAGCGCGTGCGTTGATGATGTCGACCAACAACATTCTGTCGCCAGCCAACGGTGAGCCAATCATCGTTCCGTCGCAGGACGTTGTATTGGGTCTGTACTACATGACTCGTGAAGCGATCAACGCCAAGGGCGAAGGTCGTGTGTTCGCGGATCTGCAGGAAGTTGACCGTGTGTTCCGTGCCGGCGAAGCCGCACTGCACGCCAAGATCAAGGTTCGTATCAACGAAACCGTGAACGATCGTGATGGCAACAGCGTGAGCGGTACCCGTATCGTCGACACCACTGTCGGCCGTGCGCTGCTGTTCCAGGTTGTGCCAAAAGGTCTGTCGTTCGACGTCGTCAACCTGCCGATGAAGAAAAAGGCGATCTCCAAGCTGATCAACCAGTGCTACCGCGTGGTTGGTCTGAAAGAGACCGTGATCTTCGCTGACCAGTTGATGTACACCGGTTTTGCCTACTCGACCATCTCCGGCGTTTCCATCGGTGTTAACGACTTCGTTATCCCGGATGAAAAAGCCCGCATCATCGGTGCAGCCACCGACGAAGTGAAAGAGATCGAAAGCCAGTACGCCTCCGGCCTGGTAACCCAGGGCGAGAAGTACAACAAAGTGATCGACCTTTGGTCGAAAGCGAACGACGAAGTCTCCAAGGCGATGATGGCCAACCTCTCGAAAGAGAAAGTCATCGACCGTCACGGCGTCGAAGTCGATCAAGAGTCGTTCAACTCGATGTACATGATGGCTGACTCGGGTGCGCGGGGTTCCGCAGCACAGATCCGTCAGCTGGCCGGTATGCGTGGTCTGATGGCCAAGCCGGACGGTTCCATCATTGAAACGCCGATTACTGCGAACTTCCGTGAAGGTTTGAGCGTACTTCAGTACTTCATCTCCACTCACGGTGCTCGTAAAGGTCTGGCGGATACCGCGTTGAAAACTGCGAACTCCGGTTACCTGACTCGTCGTCTGGTAGACGTTGCGCAGGATCTGGTTGTAACCGAGATCGATTGCGGCACCGAACACGGTCTGCTGATGACTCCGCACATTGAAGGCGGTGACGTTGTAGAGCCGTTGGGTGAGCGCGTATTGGGTCGTGTTATCGCCCGTGACGTATTCAAGCCGGGTACCGAGGACGTCATCGTTCCTGCTGGCACCCTGGTAGACGAGAAGTGGGTCGAGTTCATCGAGCTGAACAGCATCGACGAAGTGATCGTGCGTTCGCCGATCAGCTGCGAAACCCGCTATGGCATTTGCGCCAAGTGCTACGGCCGTGACCTGGCTCGTGGTCACCAGGTGAACATCGGTGAAGCGGTCGGCGTTATCGCTGCCCAGTCCATCGGTGAGCCGGGTACCCAGCTGACGATGCGTACGTTCCACATCGGTGGTGCGGCAAGCCGTACTTCCGCAGCCGACAGCGTTCAGGTGAAGAATGGCGGTACCGTCCGTCTGCACAACCTGAAACACGTTGAGCGTGTGGATGGCAACCTGGTTGCTGTGTCCCGTTCCGGTGAGCTGGCAATCGCTGATGACTTCGGTCGTGAGCGCGAGCGTTACAAGCTGCCGTACGGTGCTGTGATTTCGGTTAAAGAAGGTGACAAGGTCGACGCTGGCGCAATCGTGGCCAAGTGGGATCCGCACACTCACCCGATCGTTACCGAAATGAAAGGTACCGTGACCTACGTGGGCATGGAAGAAGGCATCACGATCAAGCGTCAGACTGACGAATTGACCGGTATGACCAACATTGAAGTACTCGATGCCAAAGACCGTCCGGCTGCCGGCAAGGACATCCGTCCTGCGGTGAAGATGGTCGATGACAACGGCAAGGATCTGTTGCTGCCAGGCACTGACGTTATCGCTCAGTACTTCCTGCCAGCCAACGCCTTGGTCGGTGTTGCGGACGGTGCGAAGATTGCGATCGGTGATGTTATCGCTCGTATCCCGCAAGAAACTTCGAAAACCCGTGACATCACCGGTGGTCTGCCGCGTGTTGCCGACCTGTTCGAAGCCCGTCGTCCGAAAGAAGCGTCGATTCTGGCTGAAGTCAGCGGCACCATCGCGTTCGGTAAAGAGACCAAGGGCAAGCGCCGTCTGGTCATCACTCCGAACGACGGTAGCGATCCGTATGAAGAGCTGATTCCGAAGTGGCGTCACCTGAACGTGTTCGAAGGCGAACAGGTAAACCGCGGCGAAGTTATCTCCGACGGCCCGAGCGATCCGCACGACATCCTGCGTCTGCTGGGTGTGAGCGCGCTGGCCAAGTACATCGTTAACGAGATCCAGGACGTTTACCGTCTGCAAGGCGTGAAGATCAACGACAAGCACATCGAGACCATCCTGCGTCAGATGCTGCGTAAAGTTGAGATCTCCGAGTCCGGCGATTCCAGCTTCATCAAGGGCGACCAGATGGAACTGACTCACGTACTGGTAGAGAACGAGCGTCTGAACGCGGAAGACAAGTTTGTCTCCAAGTTCACCCGCGTTCTGCTGGGTATCACCAAGGCGTCGTTGTCGACCGAATCGTTCATCTCCGCGGCTTCCTTCCAGGAAACCACCCGCGTACTGACCGAAGCGGCCGTAACCGGCAAGCGCGATTACCTGCGCGGCCTGAAAGAAAACGTGGTCGTGGGTCGTCTGATCCCGGCTGGTACCGGTCTGGCTTATCACAGCGAGCGTAAACGTCGCCGTGATGCAGACAAGCCGTTGCGCGTAAGCGCCAGTGAAGTGGAAGCTGCACTGACCGAAGCGCTGAACTCGAGCGGTAACTGA